In a single window of the Amycolatopsis sp. cg5 genome:
- a CDS encoding N-acetylmuramoyl-L-alanine amidase translates to MLLMACQPDPPSPIQPIPPAPPETSVSSSAPVSSAPVTPSSSSGSPSSPPVSGKVIVLDPGHNGGNGSHAAEINKQVPAGRGQTKPCNTTGTSTNAGYPEHAFTFDVAKRVSAALTAKGIKVVMTRQDDSGVGPCVDKRAATGNSANADAVISIHADGSNSAGAHGFHVAYSSPPLNAQQGEPSTRLARALRDGIRDAGIPTSTYLGQAGLAPRADLAGLNLSTRPAALIECGNMRNADEAAAMASPEGRQRYASAIAAAIESYLA, encoded by the coding sequence ATGCTGCTCATGGCTTGCCAGCCGGATCCGCCGTCACCGATCCAGCCGATCCCGCCTGCGCCACCTGAAACTTCGGTTTCGTCGTCGGCACCGGTTTCGTCTGCTCCGGTGACGCCATCGAGCAGCAGCGGTTCGCCGTCATCGCCGCCTGTTTCCGGCAAGGTGATCGTGCTCGACCCCGGGCACAACGGCGGCAACGGCTCACACGCCGCGGAGATCAACAAGCAGGTGCCCGCCGGGCGCGGGCAGACGAAACCGTGCAACACCACGGGAACGTCGACCAACGCCGGCTACCCGGAGCACGCGTTCACCTTCGACGTGGCCAAGCGCGTTTCGGCGGCGTTGACGGCCAAGGGGATCAAGGTCGTCATGACGCGCCAGGACGACTCCGGCGTCGGCCCGTGCGTCGACAAGCGGGCCGCGACAGGCAACTCGGCCAACGCCGACGCGGTCATCTCCATCCACGCCGACGGCTCGAATTCCGCTGGGGCACATGGCTTTCACGTCGCCTACTCGTCGCCGCCGCTCAACGCCCAGCAAGGCGAACCGTCGACACGTCTCGCCCGCGCGCTGCGCGACGGCATCCGCGACGCGGGCATCCCGACGTCGACCTACCTCGGCCAAGCCGGACTCGCCCCGCGCGCGGACCTCGCCGGGCTGAACCTCTCGACCCGCCCCGCCGCGCTGATCGAGTGCGGCAACATGCGCAACGCCGACGAAGCCGCCGCCATGGCGAGCCCTGAGGGTCGCCAGCGCTATGCCTCGGCCATCGCTGCGGCGATCGAGTCCTACCTGGCCTGA
- a CDS encoding response regulator transcription factor, with amino-acid sequence MTSMNESKADLRRADGTPVRVLVVDDESTLAELVSMALRMEGWEIRSAGTGSEAVRVAREFRPDAVVLDVMLPDFSGLEVLRRMRAESANLPVLFLTAKDAVEDRIAGLTAGGDDYVTKPFSLEEVALRMRALLRRAHGVSGSRGSMLVVGDLTLDEDSREVHRGGEPVPLTATEFELLRYLMRNPKRVLSKAQILDRVWSYDFGGQANIVELYISYLRKKIDADREPMIHTMRGAGYVLKPAS; translated from the coding sequence ATGACCAGCATGAACGAGTCCAAGGCCGACCTGCGCCGCGCCGATGGCACACCGGTGCGGGTGCTCGTGGTCGACGACGAGTCGACACTCGCCGAGCTCGTGTCCATGGCGTTGCGGATGGAGGGCTGGGAGATCCGCAGCGCGGGCACCGGCAGCGAAGCCGTCCGCGTCGCGCGGGAGTTCCGCCCGGACGCCGTCGTGCTCGACGTCATGCTGCCCGACTTCAGCGGCCTCGAAGTGCTGCGCCGGATGCGCGCCGAGTCCGCGAACCTGCCGGTGCTGTTCCTGACCGCGAAGGACGCCGTCGAAGACCGCATCGCCGGGCTCACCGCGGGCGGCGACGACTACGTGACCAAGCCGTTCAGCCTGGAAGAGGTGGCGCTGCGGATGCGCGCGCTGCTGCGCCGCGCGCACGGCGTGTCCGGCAGCCGGGGCTCGATGCTGGTGGTCGGCGACCTGACGCTCGACGAGGACAGCCGCGAGGTGCACCGCGGCGGCGAGCCGGTGCCGCTGACCGCGACCGAGTTCGAACTGCTGCGCTACCTCATGCGCAACCCCAAGCGGGTACTGAGCAAGGCGCAGATCCTCGACCGCGTCTGGAGCTACGACTTCGGCGGCCAGGCGAATATCGTCGAGCTCTACATCTCCTATCTCCGCAAGAAGATCGACGCCGACAGGGAACCGATGATTCACACCATGCGTGGCGCCGGGTATGTCCTCAAGCCCGCGAGCTAA
- a CDS encoding glycosyltransferase family 2 protein gives MSANTLEPSLSVVIPVFNEENWITRCVDALVASAAHANWPAEVIVVDDGSTDGTGQRLVELADRHGITVISQPNRGRFEARRAGLAKAGGHQVLLLDSRVIVDLTSLEFLRAQLVEHADRTVWNGHINVDSEDNPYAGFMAGLVKIPWRRYCANPRLMSFDIEEFDVFPKGTGFFSAPRQMLEDASNAFESLYEDVRLASDDTGVLRWIAERTRIFLAPEFSATYHGRESLEKFVKQSYFRGTTFVDSYIATPGPARNGLFAALAVGVVGLGIAAKRPKTAMTLASLGSTAAGVAVTRFGATKAEGAAVAKLTPLFAAGFGAGVVRGLILALRARLKR, from the coding sequence ATGAGTGCGAATACGCTCGAACCCAGTCTTAGCGTCGTGATCCCGGTCTTCAACGAGGAGAACTGGATCACACGCTGCGTCGACGCCCTGGTCGCGTCGGCCGCGCACGCGAACTGGCCCGCCGAGGTCATCGTCGTCGACGACGGCAGCACCGACGGCACCGGACAGCGCCTCGTGGAGCTCGCGGACCGGCACGGCATCACCGTGATCAGCCAGCCCAACCGCGGCCGTTTCGAGGCACGCAGGGCCGGCCTGGCGAAGGCCGGTGGCCATCAGGTCCTGCTGCTCGACAGCCGCGTCATCGTGGACCTGACCTCGCTGGAGTTCCTGCGCGCGCAGCTCGTCGAGCACGCGGACCGCACGGTGTGGAACGGCCACATCAACGTCGACTCCGAGGACAACCCGTACGCAGGCTTCATGGCCGGTCTGGTGAAGATCCCGTGGCGCCGTTACTGCGCGAATCCGCGCCTGATGTCGTTCGACATCGAAGAATTCGACGTCTTCCCCAAGGGAACCGGATTCTTTTCCGCGCCGCGCCAGATGCTCGAAGACGCGTCCAACGCATTCGAATCGCTTTATGAAGACGTCCGCCTCGCCAGTGACGACACCGGCGTGCTCCGCTGGATCGCCGAGCGCACCCGGATCTTCCTGGCGCCGGAGTTCTCCGCGACCTATCACGGCCGCGAGTCGCTCGAGAAGTTCGTGAAGCAGTCGTACTTCCGCGGCACCACCTTCGTCGACTCCTACATCGCGACCCCCGGCCCGGCCCGCAACGGCCTCTTCGCCGCGCTCGCCGTCGGCGTGGTCGGCCTCGGCATCGCCGCCAAGCGCCCCAAGACCGCGATGACACTGGCGAGCCTCGGATCGACGGCGGCAGGCGTCGCGGTGACCCGGTTCGGCGCGACGAAGGCCGAGGGCGCCGCGGTCGCGAAGCTGACCCCGCTGTTCGCCGCCGGATTCGGCGCGGGCGTGGTCCGCGGCCTGATCCTCGCGCTGCGAGCCCGGCTCAAGCGATGA
- a CDS encoding YbaB/EbfC family nucleoid-associated protein yields MVQPGGGFDMGQILQQAQQMQQKLVEAQEELANTEVTGTAGGGLVTATVTGDGDLKALTIDPKVVDPEDIETLTDLVVAAVRDASGSARKLTEQKLGPLAGGLGGGGMPDLGALGLG; encoded by the coding sequence ATGGTGCAACCAGGTGGTGGCTTCGATATGGGCCAGATCCTCCAGCAGGCCCAGCAGATGCAGCAGAAGCTGGTCGAAGCCCAGGAGGAGCTGGCCAACACCGAGGTGACCGGCACGGCGGGCGGCGGCCTCGTCACGGCGACGGTCACCGGCGACGGCGACCTCAAGGCCCTCACGATCGACCCCAAGGTCGTCGACCCCGAGGACATCGAGACGCTGACCGACCTCGTCGTCGCGGCCGTCCGTGACGCCAGCGGCAGCGCGCGCAAGCTCACCGAGCAGAAGCTAGGCCCGCTGGCAGGCGGACTCGGTGGCGGCGGCATGCCGGACCTCGGCGCGCTGGGCCTGGGCTGA
- a CDS encoding UDP-N-acetylglucosamine 2-epimerase codes for MISFILGTTAELIKIAPVYHGILERGMRPKIWFTAQHVDEVSDVLADLNMPEPDVWLVPREQAHNLESPKQVPGWAAQVLRTAWSRREELRAALTEDGRPPLVLVHGDTFTTPYGSLIGKRILKSRVGHVEAGARSGSILSPLPEELNRKIAAKIVDMHFAPSAREVNNLRNARGVVVDTEANTAIDAMRLAINQPFEGEGLPEKFGLATLHRFELVSRPDKYKEALEILREQSREMPIVYMAGAPEREKIRSLGLGNIFDDKFIARPKLRYLKFLPLVARAEYVVTDSGGLSAECYYLGLPCAVHRERTETPQHLGETVVLTEMRGDKLQHFLDTYQNRRGESWMDKFHPSEIIVNSLASMGYC; via the coding sequence GTGATTTCCTTCATTCTCGGCACCACGGCGGAATTGATCAAAATCGCGCCGGTCTACCACGGGATCCTCGAACGCGGCATGCGCCCGAAGATCTGGTTCACGGCGCAGCACGTGGACGAGGTCTCGGACGTGCTGGCCGACCTGAACATGCCGGAACCGGACGTCTGGCTGGTCCCGCGCGAGCAGGCACACAACCTCGAGTCGCCCAAGCAGGTTCCCGGCTGGGCCGCGCAGGTGCTCCGCACCGCGTGGAGCCGCCGCGAGGAGCTGCGCGCGGCGCTGACCGAGGACGGCCGCCCGCCGCTCGTGCTGGTGCACGGCGACACGTTCACCACGCCGTACGGCTCGCTGATCGGCAAGCGCATCCTCAAGTCCCGCGTCGGGCACGTCGAGGCGGGCGCCCGGTCGGGCAGCATCCTCTCGCCGCTGCCGGAGGAGCTGAACCGCAAGATCGCGGCCAAGATCGTCGACATGCACTTCGCGCCGAGCGCGCGTGAGGTCAACAACCTGCGCAACGCGCGCGGCGTGGTGGTCGACACCGAGGCCAACACCGCGATCGACGCGATGCGCCTGGCGATCAACCAACCGTTCGAGGGCGAGGGCCTGCCGGAGAAGTTCGGCCTGGCCACGCTGCACCGTTTCGAGCTGGTCTCGCGTCCTGACAAGTACAAGGAAGCGCTGGAGATCCTGCGCGAGCAGAGCCGCGAGATGCCGATCGTCTACATGGCGGGCGCCCCGGAGCGCGAGAAGATCCGCTCGCTGGGTCTCGGCAACATCTTCGACGACAAGTTCATCGCCAGGCCGAAGCTGCGCTACCTCAAGTTCCTGCCGCTGGTCGCGCGCGCCGAGTACGTCGTCACCGACTCCGGTGGCCTCTCGGCGGAGTGCTACTACCTCGGCCTGCCGTGCGCGGTGCACCGTGAGCGCACCGAGACCCCGCAGCACCTCGGCGAGACCGTGGTGCTGACGGAGATGCGCGGCGACAAGCTGCAGCACTTCCTCGACACCTACCAGAACCGGCGCGGCGAGTCGTGGATGGACAAGTTCCACCCGAGCGAGATCATCGTGAACTCGCTGGCGTCCATGGGCTACTGCTGA
- a CDS encoding sensor histidine kinase has translation MSSSPRAKRPWSLRRRLIVQLAALLTLVCLVVGVVTEFALRDFLIGQLDQRLSAASDRGFRGPGPDRRPSGSSCERPPGALYAVGQGVDSLFVEVSQKCGIRAAVLRSPRDGSPGEQVPHDAIPIGDATKLLTLPLDNPRTVDVGKLGGYRVVAKHTPEGGLLVTGLPTNDVRDTLWSLGFIFGGVALGGLILAGAVGAVTIRRTMEPLDRLAATAARVAELPLDRGEVALSERVDDVDTDPRTEVGKVGSALNRMLGHIANALKARQASESRVRQFVADASHELRTPLAAIRGYAELTRRSKENVPPDIAFAMSRVESESARMTTLVEDLLLLARLDSGRPVVHEPVDVSRLVADAVADAHVAGPEHKWLLEVPGEPIGVLGDSGQLHQVLTNLLANARSHTPAGTTVTTSLSTTDGQVLLKVVDDGPGIPPEVLPDVFERFARGDNSRSRAAGSTGLGLSIVAAVVGAHHGDVKVWSQPGRTEFHVTIPAANPR, from the coding sequence ATGTCCTCAAGCCCGCGAGCTAAGCGGCCGTGGTCGCTGCGGCGGCGGCTGATCGTCCAGCTGGCCGCGTTGCTCACCTTGGTGTGCCTGGTAGTCGGCGTGGTGACCGAGTTCGCGCTGCGTGACTTCCTGATCGGGCAACTGGACCAGCGGCTTTCGGCGGCCAGTGACCGGGGCTTCCGCGGCCCCGGGCCGGACCGGCGGCCGAGCGGCTCCTCCTGCGAACGGCCGCCAGGCGCGTTGTACGCCGTCGGACAGGGTGTCGATTCGCTGTTCGTCGAGGTCTCGCAGAAATGTGGAATCCGTGCCGCGGTGCTGCGGTCGCCGCGGGATGGTTCACCGGGTGAGCAGGTCCCGCATGACGCGATTCCCATCGGCGACGCCACGAAGCTGCTCACGCTGCCGCTCGACAACCCGCGCACGGTCGACGTCGGCAAGCTCGGCGGCTACCGGGTGGTCGCCAAGCACACGCCGGAGGGTGGCCTGCTGGTGACGGGCCTGCCTACCAACGATGTCCGCGACACCTTGTGGAGTCTCGGTTTCATCTTTGGGGGAGTCGCGCTGGGCGGGCTCATCCTCGCGGGCGCGGTCGGCGCGGTGACCATCCGCCGCACGATGGAGCCGCTCGACCGGCTCGCCGCGACCGCGGCCAGGGTCGCCGAGCTGCCGCTCGATCGCGGTGAGGTCGCGTTGTCCGAACGCGTCGACGACGTCGACACCGATCCGCGCACCGAGGTCGGCAAGGTCGGCTCCGCGCTGAACCGCATGCTCGGGCACATCGCGAACGCGCTGAAAGCCAGGCAGGCCAGCGAAAGCCGCGTCCGGCAGTTCGTCGCGGACGCCAGCCACGAACTGCGCACGCCACTGGCCGCGATCCGCGGTTACGCCGAATTGACCAGGCGCAGCAAGGAGAACGTGCCGCCGGACATCGCCTTCGCGATGAGCAGGGTCGAGTCGGAGTCGGCGCGGATGACCACCCTCGTCGAGGATCTGCTGCTGCTCGCGCGGCTCGACTCCGGGCGGCCGGTGGTGCACGAGCCGGTCGACGTCTCCCGGCTGGTCGCCGACGCCGTGGCGGACGCGCACGTCGCCGGTCCCGAGCACAAATGGCTGCTGGAGGTGCCCGGTGAGCCGATCGGCGTGCTCGGCGATTCCGGTCAGCTGCACCAGGTGCTGACCAATCTGCTGGCCAACGCCAGATCGCACACCCCGGCAGGCACGACCGTCACCACCTCACTGTCCACAACGGACGGTCAGGTGCTGCTGAAGGTCGTCGACGACGGGCCGGGCATCCCGCCGGAAGTGCTGCCGGACGTGTTCGAACGGTTCGCGCGCGGCGACAACTCACGGTCGCGCGCGGCCGGCAGCACCGGGTTGGGACTGTCGATCGTCGCAGCCGTCGTCGGCGCGCACCACGGCGATGTGAAGGTGTGGAGCCAGCCGGGCCGGACCGAGTTCCACGTGACTATCCCGGCAGCCAATCCGCGTTAG
- a CDS encoding lipopolysaccharide biosynthesis protein gives MSAVSDDLAKDTGKSAGKIGISLLIAIGLGYVLTFVCGRLLGPVRYDVFASFWAVLMGFGAALSPLEQELSRQSALASAAGHRVGRSAVRTFVVAAVVIAVLSLLTFIPQATTQLYGGQFWLAVIVLVGGVAFAFQFATRGLLIGHNEVRRFSGLILGEAGARVLVLGIVVAIGVGTQILPLALAAAAGSFAWLLYARPTAKLVDPHLEGEPWPVVVKRTLLLLLAAGLTASLVTGYPALVKLLAPKSDAEQLGAFFAALMVARVPLLLLSPLQALAVPTVVRLSASEEGHGKLRKLLVLGAIGSLVVAAIGAVISLFIGPWAVSLLFSAKFAAQGWWVAGLVWSSVMLTIMQLMAAVLVAQAKADKLVIVWAVTAVSAALTLVLMPGDTILRAVVGLIVGPTLGLAVVTAFVVRKPAPVG, from the coding sequence ATGAGTGCCGTGTCGGACGACCTGGCCAAGGACACCGGCAAATCCGCCGGGAAGATCGGCATCTCACTGCTGATCGCCATCGGCCTCGGCTACGTGCTGACCTTTGTCTGCGGCAGGCTGCTCGGCCCCGTCCGTTACGACGTCTTCGCCTCTTTCTGGGCGGTGCTGATGGGCTTCGGCGCCGCGCTGTCCCCGTTGGAGCAGGAGCTCTCCCGGCAGTCGGCGCTCGCTTCGGCGGCCGGTCACCGGGTCGGCAGGTCGGCGGTCCGCACCTTCGTGGTGGCCGCCGTGGTGATCGCCGTGCTCAGCCTGCTGACGTTCATCCCGCAGGCCACCACCCAGCTCTACGGCGGCCAGTTCTGGCTCGCGGTGATCGTGCTGGTCGGCGGGGTCGCGTTCGCCTTCCAGTTCGCCACTCGCGGGTTGCTGATCGGGCACAACGAGGTCCGCCGGTTCTCCGGCCTGATTCTCGGCGAGGCGGGCGCCAGGGTGCTGGTGCTCGGCATCGTGGTGGCCATCGGCGTCGGCACCCAGATCCTGCCGCTCGCCCTCGCCGCCGCGGCCGGTTCGTTCGCCTGGCTGCTCTACGCGCGGCCGACCGCCAAGCTGGTCGATCCTCACCTCGAGGGCGAGCCGTGGCCGGTCGTCGTCAAGCGGACCTTGCTGCTCCTGCTCGCCGCCGGCCTGACCGCCAGCCTGGTCACCGGCTACCCGGCGCTGGTCAAGCTGCTCGCGCCGAAGTCCGACGCCGAGCAGCTCGGCGCCTTCTTCGCCGCGCTGATGGTCGCCAGGGTGCCGCTGCTGCTGCTGTCCCCGCTCCAGGCGCTCGCCGTGCCCACCGTCGTGCGGCTCAGCGCCAGCGAAGAAGGCCATGGCAAGCTCCGCAAGCTGCTGGTGCTGGGTGCGATCGGCTCGCTGGTCGTGGCCGCGATCGGCGCGGTGATCAGCCTGTTCATCGGACCGTGGGCGGTCAGCCTGCTGTTCAGCGCGAAGTTCGCCGCGCAGGGCTGGTGGGTCGCCGGGCTGGTCTGGTCCTCGGTGATGCTCACCATCATGCAGCTGATGGCCGCGGTGCTCGTCGCGCAGGCCAAGGCCGACAAGCTGGTCATCGTCTGGGCGGTCACGGCGGTCAGCGCCGCGCTGACCCTGGTGCTGATGCCCGGTGACACGATCCTGCGCGCGGTGGTCGGATTGATCGTCGGCCCGACGCTCGGACTGGCCGTCGTCACCGCCTTCGTAGTGCGCAAACCTGCCCCGGTAGGGTGA
- a CDS encoding serine/threonine dehydratase — MSAPISTPTSADVRAAAIAVRPYARRTPVLRAELDGRPLVLKLEHLQRGGSFKLRGAANALAAGPRPDHVVTASGGNHGLGVATAAALLGLPATVYVPEGAPAAKARRIEDTGAKLVRHGATYAEAAEAAYAAVGPGARYLHAYDDPAVVAGQGTVGLEVVEDAPDVDAVVVAVGGGGLAAGTSLAIGERVTYAVEPENCRALNAALEACEPVDVGIDSVAASALGATRIGAVPFSLLRGVRSLLVGDDEILAARDRLWDEFRLAVEPAAAVPFAAWLAGQVDAELPCLVICGANADWLPG; from the coding sequence ATGAGCGCCCCGATCAGCACTCCCACCTCGGCCGACGTCCGCGCAGCCGCCATCGCGGTCCGCCCGTACGCCCGGCGCACGCCGGTGTTGCGCGCCGAGCTCGACGGCAGGCCGCTCGTGCTGAAGCTGGAGCACCTGCAGCGCGGCGGCTCGTTCAAGCTGCGCGGCGCGGCCAACGCGCTCGCCGCCGGTCCCCGCCCTGATCACGTGGTGACCGCGTCCGGCGGCAATCACGGGCTCGGCGTGGCGACGGCCGCCGCGCTGCTCGGGCTGCCCGCGACCGTCTATGTGCCGGAAGGCGCGCCCGCCGCCAAGGCCAGGCGCATCGAGGACACCGGCGCGAAGCTCGTCCGCCACGGCGCGACCTACGCCGAAGCCGCCGAGGCGGCGTACGCGGCCGTCGGGCCTGGCGCGCGCTACCTGCACGCCTACGACGATCCGGCCGTCGTCGCCGGTCAGGGCACGGTCGGCCTGGAGGTCGTCGAGGACGCGCCGGACGTCGACGCCGTGGTGGTCGCCGTCGGCGGTGGCGGGCTGGCCGCCGGGACCTCGCTCGCGATCGGCGAGCGCGTCACGTACGCGGTCGAGCCCGAGAACTGCCGCGCGCTCAACGCGGCGCTCGAAGCCTGCGAGCCCGTCGACGTCGGGATCGACTCGGTCGCCGCGTCCGCGCTCGGCGCCACCCGGATCGGCGCCGTGCCGTTCTCGCTGCTCAGGGGCGTGCGGTCACTGCTGGTCGGCGACGACGAGATCCTCGCCGCGCGCGACCGGCTGTGGGACGAGTTCCGGCTCGCCGTCGAACCGGCGGCCGCGGTGCCGTTCGCGGCCTGGCTCGCCGGGCAGGTCGACGCCGAGCTGCCCTGCCTGGTGATCTGCGGCGCTAACGCGGATTGGCTGCCGGGATAG
- the recR gene encoding recombination mediator RecR codes for MYEGVVQDLIDELGRLPGIGPKSAQRIAFHLLSADPADIGRLQEVLGKVKEGVQFCEICGNVSEQETCRICRDTRRDLTVICVVEEPKDVLAVERTREFRGRYHVLGGALDPLSGIGPEQLRMRELLQRIGAADVTEVIIATDPNTEGEATATYLVRMLRDFPGLSVTRLASGLPMGGDLEFADELTLGRALSGRRVL; via the coding sequence TTGTACGAGGGTGTGGTCCAGGACCTGATCGACGAGCTCGGCAGGCTGCCGGGCATCGGTCCGAAGAGCGCGCAGCGCATCGCCTTCCACCTGCTCTCCGCGGATCCCGCCGACATCGGCAGGCTCCAGGAGGTGCTCGGCAAGGTCAAAGAGGGCGTGCAGTTCTGCGAGATCTGCGGCAACGTCTCCGAGCAGGAGACCTGCCGCATCTGCCGGGACACCCGGCGCGACCTCACGGTCATCTGCGTGGTCGAGGAGCCGAAGGACGTGCTCGCGGTCGAGCGCACCCGCGAGTTCCGCGGCCGCTACCACGTGCTCGGCGGCGCGCTGGACCCGTTGTCCGGCATCGGCCCCGAGCAGCTGCGGATGCGTGAGCTGCTGCAGCGCATCGGCGCCGCCGATGTCACCGAGGTGATCATCGCGACCGACCCGAACACCGAGGGCGAGGCAACGGCCACGTACCTCGTGCGCATGCTGCGTGACTTCCCCGGCCTGAGCGTCACCCGGCTCGCTTCGGGCCTGCCCATGGGCGGGGACCTGGAGTTCGCCGACGAGCTGACACTCGGCCGCGCGCTTTCGGGCCGCCGGGTCCTCTGA
- a CDS encoding DNA polymerase III subunit gamma and tau produces the protein MALALYRKYRPATFAEVVGQEHVTDPLRTALAAGRINHAYLFSGPRGCGKTSSARIMARSLNCKQGPTPDPCGECDSCKALAPEGAGSVDVTELDAASHGGVDDARELRDRAFYAPADARYRVFIIDEAHMVTTQGFNALLKIVEEPPEHVIFIFATTEPDKVLPTIRSRTHHYPFRLIPPSSMRQLLERNIAAEGVHVEPAVYPLVIRAGGGSARDTQSVLDQLLAGAGPDGIDYGRAVALLGVTDVALIDDMVDGLSADDAGAVFGTIEKLAEAGHDPRRFATDLLDRLRDLVLLRSVPEAPSRGLVSAPEDELSRMVAQAERIGLATLSRYAEIVHNGLLEMRGATSPRLVLELLCARMLLPSVSEDEAALLQRMERLERRATLGAPGPAAPVAQVQGQAPEAQAAPAPVAAPQSAAPERFQRPSQRLPEAQAAPAPAPTPAPQRPAPAPAPVAAAPAPAPVAAEPEAPAAAGAMDATGIRQIWPQLLASIRKIPGGRSTEAMLTQATVHTVEGNAVTLTHSAEPLARRLSEQHNAEKVAAALHDVLGGTWQVRCVHGTPSSAPAAARTQAPARQATAQPERQERSFTRPSAGPAAASPAAAPTISRPAPQPERPKVTKTEPDIPLPPEPMDDEELYDEDASPAPPPPPPSPENDPEEIAGKLLSDHLGARPLET, from the coding sequence GTGGCTCTCGCGCTGTATCGAAAGTACCGTCCGGCGACCTTCGCCGAGGTGGTCGGCCAGGAGCATGTCACCGATCCGCTGCGCACGGCTCTGGCCGCCGGCCGGATCAACCACGCGTACCTCTTCTCGGGGCCTCGCGGCTGCGGGAAGACGTCCAGCGCGCGGATCATGGCGCGCTCACTCAACTGCAAGCAGGGGCCGACGCCGGATCCCTGCGGCGAATGCGACTCGTGCAAGGCGCTCGCACCCGAAGGGGCGGGCAGCGTCGACGTCACCGAACTCGACGCCGCCAGCCACGGTGGTGTCGACGACGCCCGCGAGCTGCGTGACCGCGCCTTCTACGCGCCCGCGGACGCGCGCTACCGCGTGTTCATCATCGACGAGGCGCACATGGTCACCACGCAGGGCTTCAACGCGCTGCTGAAGATCGTCGAAGAGCCGCCAGAGCACGTCATCTTCATCTTCGCGACCACCGAGCCGGACAAGGTGCTCCCGACCATCCGGTCGCGCACGCACCACTACCCGTTCCGGCTGATTCCGCCGAGCTCGATGCGCCAGCTGCTGGAGCGCAACATCGCGGCGGAGGGCGTGCACGTCGAACCCGCGGTGTACCCGCTGGTCATCCGCGCGGGCGGTGGTTCCGCGCGTGACACCCAGTCCGTGCTCGACCAGCTGCTCGCCGGCGCCGGGCCGGACGGCATCGACTACGGCCGCGCGGTCGCGCTGCTCGGCGTCACCGACGTCGCGCTGATCGACGACATGGTCGACGGGCTGTCCGCCGACGACGCCGGCGCGGTGTTCGGCACCATCGAGAAGCTCGCCGAGGCCGGGCACGACCCGCGCCGCTTCGCCACGGACCTGCTCGACCGGCTGCGCGACCTCGTGCTGCTGCGCTCGGTGCCGGAGGCGCCGAGCCGCGGCCTGGTGTCCGCGCCGGAGGACGAGCTCAGCCGGATGGTCGCGCAGGCCGAGCGGATCGGCCTCGCCACGCTGTCCCGGTACGCCGAGATCGTCCACAATGGACTTCTGGAGATGCGGGGCGCGACCTCGCCCCGGCTGGTGCTGGAACTGTTGTGCGCCAGGATGTTGCTGCCCTCGGTCTCCGAGGACGAGGCCGCGCTCCTGCAGCGGATGGAACGTCTCGAACGGCGCGCGACGCTGGGTGCGCCCGGCCCGGCCGCTCCTGTCGCCCAGGTTCAGGGGCAGGCTCCCGAGGCGCAGGCCGCTCCGGCTCCCGTTGCCGCGCCGCAGTCCGCCGCGCCGGAACGTTTCCAGCGGCCTTCGCAGCGTCTCCCTGAGGCTCAGGCGGCTCCCGCGCCTGCTCCGACTCCTGCTCCCCAGCGCCCGGCGCCTGCCCCGGCTCCGGTGGCGGCCGCTCCCGCACCCGCTCCCGTCGCCGCCGAGCCGGAGGCACCCGCGGCCGCCGGCGCCATGGACGCCACCGGCATCCGCCAGATCTGGCCGCAGCTGCTCGCCTCGATCCGCAAGATCCCCGGCGGCCGCAGCACCGAGGCCATGCTCACCCAGGCGACCGTGCACACGGTCGAGGGCAACGCCGTCACGTTGACGCACAGCGCCGAACCCTTGGCACGCAGGCTTTCCGAGCAGCACAACGCCGAAAAGGTCGCCGCCGCGCTCCACGACGTGCTCGGCGGCACCTGGCAGGTCCGCTGCGTCCACGGCACCCCGTCCTCGGCACCGGCGGCCGCCCGCACCCAGGCGCCCGCCCGCCAGGCCACGGCCCAGCCCGAGCGTCAAGAACGCTCCTTCACCCGCCCGTCAGCGGGTCCCGCGGCCGCGAGCCCGGCAGCCGCGCCCACCATCTCCCGCCCGGCCCCGCAGCCGGAGCGTCCCAAGGTCACCAAGACCGAGCCGGACATCCCGCTGCCACCCGAGCCCATGGACGACGAGGAGCTCTACGACGAGGACGCCAGCCCGGCGCCCCCGCCGCCACCCCCGTCCCCCGAGAACGACCCCGAGGAGATCGCGGGCAAGCTCCTCTCCGACCACCTGGGCGCCCGCCCCCTCGAGACCTAG